Proteins encoded together in one Plasmodium brasilianum strain Bolivian I chromosome 4, whole genome shotgun sequence window:
- a CDS encoding hypothetical protein (conserved Plasmodium protein), producing the protein MNVSITVKGSLLSSSSSEMGRYPQKRSGASALYKTKLKKENSDKRKIKNIVKKENKSGSKKLTDSSSLMSFEKRNSIKHFKEIMNNEREEIAKKNKISQRNIITNKYNLKKPSSYKSSIINRLDSKNTFNDSSSKNSEKKKTYVHQGTGSKLVKNITKLNEQSEDMKKSLHGFSNKTPNKTPNKTPNNTPNNTPNNTPNIAPNIAPNIAPNIAPNNAPNNAPNIINLRKNKTNASPDLNSAANKKNYKLGKFLTQSEKFIKKKKNKIIKNFVGLKKNMDITKDGNIGSQEKQQQQQQQQKQKQKQKQKQRGDSMLSHDQYNDGATSSPEKNDELSKLRRSEEAKEQMNKRDRTNDDDHENEKEQMQKEQKQREETSSYGNPYTFRGDVKDPYFTKGVYEDSNDIFKGEQQCYNGIKITKSLLPGYKSVTFDGINKDEKENCFTTSTNNFKQNKMFTPNSFYPAYNYIPHPNNNIINNAFYLRNHVILNNSLYTSSDTTRGSIYHQYNIAVAYPYGVPFINLKSEKNNKTTWRWQDDNKNVAKGYEGVTN; encoded by the exons ATGAATGTGAGTATTACAGTAAAGGGAAGTTTGTTGTCTAGCTCGAGTAGCGAAATGGGCAGGTATCCACAGAAAAGAAGTGGAGCTAGTGCATTATATAAAaccaaattaaaaaaagaaaattcagataagaggaaaataaaaaatatagtaaaaaaagaaaataagagTGGAAGTAAAAAACTAACTGATTCTTCTTCACTCATGtcttttgaaaaaagaaatagcataaaacattttaaagaaattatgaATAACGAAAGGGAAGAAAtagctaaaaaaaataaaatttcacaaagaaatattattactaataaatacaatttaaaaaaacccAGTTCGTATAAATCAAGTATTATAAATAGACTCGATTcgaaaaatacatttaatgaCAGTAGCTCGAAGAAttctgaaaaaaagaaaacttaTGTACACCAAGGTACTGGCAGCAAGttggtaaaaaatattacaaaattaaatgaacaGTCAGAAGACATGAAAAAAAGTCTACATggtttttcaaataaaactCCAAATAAAACTCCAAATAAAACTCCAAATAATACTCCAAATAATACTCCAAATAATACTCCAAATATTGCTCCAAATATTGCTCCAAATATTGCTCCAAATATTGCTCCAAATAATGCTCCAAATAATGCCccaaatattattaatctaagaaaaaataaaacaaatgctTCACCAGATTTAAACTCAGctgcaaataaaaaaaattacaagcTAGGAAAATTCTTAACACAGTCagaaaaattcataaaaaaaaaaaaaaacaaaataatcaaaaattttgttggcttaaaaaaaaatatggatatAACAAAAGATGGTAATATAGGAAG cCAGGAGAAACAGCAACAGCAACAGCAACAACAGAAACAAAAACAGAAACAGAAACAGAAACAACGGGGTGATAGCATGCTCTCGCACGATCAGTACAACGATGGAGCGACATCATCGccagaaaaaaatgatgagcTGTCGAAACTGCGAAGGAGTGAAGAAGCAAAGGAGCAAATGAACAAAAGGGATAGAACTAATGATGATGATCATGAGAACGAAAAGGAGCAAATgcaaaaagaacaaaagcAACGTGAAGAAACATCTAGCTATGGTAACCCATATACATTCAGGGGGGATGTTAAGGATCCTTATTTTACAAAAGGGGTGTATGAAGACTCTAATGACATATTTAAAGGAGAACAACAGTGTTATAATGGAATTAAAATAACCAAGAGTTTATTACCAGGTTACAAAAGCGTAACATTTGAtggaataaataaagatgaaaaagaaaattgttTTACCACTTCgacaaataattttaaacaaaataaaatgtttacaCCCAACAGCTTTTATCCTGCATATAATTACATTCCTCATccgaataataatattataaataatgcattttatttaagAAACCATGTAATTTTAAACAATTCTTTATATACATCCTCAGATACAACACGTGGTAGCATATATCATCAGTACAACATTGCTGTTGCATATCCTTACGGTGTTCCTTTCATCAATCTTAAAAGCGAAAAGAATAACAAGACCACATGGAGGTGGCAAGACGATAACAAAAACGTAGCGAAAGGGTACGAAGGGGTAACAAATTAA
- a CDS encoding exosome complex component MTR3 — protein sequence MSNYRAPLPHYNFRSKTEKIDEEFLKSGIFKRINSRENNEIRDMFIKLGEDGYSDASCFYSLGNTKVLTLIYGPKPDSKNATYDKGKVFLEIKSLSMNAFGTTDKSDEDIKNLLIECISSIILLERYPQCSINIRCLIVQNDGEFFNMSKHKKSFSPCGPRCISNTKDKLYYNCNCNCIYNCNCNCIYNCNRSCIYNCNRSCIYNCNRSCIYNCNLSCIYNCNLSCIYNCNRNCNYNCNHC from the exons atgtcgAACTATAGGGCTCCTTTGCCCCATTACAATTTTAGGAGTAAAACAGAAAAGATCGATGAAGAATTCCTTAAGAGcggaatatttaaaagaataaacagTCGTgagaataatgaaataagaGACATGT TTATAAAATTAGGAGAGGATGGGTATTCGGACGCTTCTTGTTTTTACTCCTTAGGAAATACAAAAGTTTTAACCTTAAT ATATGGACCTAAGCCTGACTCGAAGAATGCAACTTATGATAAGGGAAAAgtttttttagaaattaaAAGTCTGAGTATGAATGCTTTTGGGACAACCGATAAg AGTGATGaagacataaaaaatttgttaatagAGTGTATATCAAGCATTATCTTGTTAGAAAGGTACCCGCAATGTTCTATTAATATAAGATGTTTAATAGTTCAGAATGATGGAG AATTCTTTAATATGTCCAAACACAAGAAGAGTTTTTCACCTTGTGGACCTCGATGCATTAGTAATACGAAAGATAAACTGTATTATAATTGTAACTGCAATTGCATTTATAATTGTAACTGCAATTGCATTTATAATTGTAACCGCAGTTGCATTTATAATTGTAACCGCAGTTGCATTTATAATTGTAACCGCAGTTGCATTTATAATTGTAACCTCAGTTGCATTTATAATTGTAACCTCAGTTGCATTTATAATTGTAACCGCaattgtaattataattGTAATCACTGTTAA
- a CDS encoding 2C-methyl-D-erythritol 2, with amino-acid sequence MCCYYFFILTQSEGKEFIKKINNITRCSFLICRKNKVDIVAILQKTKTKTKTKTTFGVFSYDGIRIGQGYDIHQIKVHTEGEDELNIQNGGSTKNEFAAQHGGKDNSEFDAQHGVNCAHELAIHKEGYALKWVKKNTCEQNFKILTIGGVKIKNIFVRSHSDGDIIYHSIVDSILGALGSLDIGTLFPDKEQNYQNKNSASFLRYVRLLLHKKKYAIANIDVNVIAEIPKIYPIRHTIIKNISSLLQIDESQINIKGKTHEKLGVIGEKKAVECFANDCNYSYSTQANMHLK; translated from the exons ATGTGTTGTTactatttctttattttaacacaatcagaaggaaaagaatttataaaaaaaataaataatatcacGAGGTGCTCCTTTCTCATTTGtaggaaaaataaagttgATATAGTAgcaatattacaaaaaacaaaaacaaaaacaaaaacaaaaacaaccTTTGGGGTATTTTCTTATGATGGTATAAGAATTGGTCAAGGATATGATATTCATCAAATTAAAGTACATACAGAAGGTGAGGATGAGTTGAATATTCAAAATGGGGGCAGTACTAAGAACGAATTTGCTGCTCAACACGGGGGAAAGGATAACAGCGAATTTGATGCTCAACATGGGGTTAATTGTGCACACGAGTTAGCTATTCATAAGGAGGGTTATGCTTTGAAGtgggttaaaaaaaatacgtgcGAGCagaatttcaaaatattaacCATAGGTggtgtaaaaataaaaaatattttcgttCGGTCTCATAGTGATGgagatataatatatcattcTATTGTAGATTCAATTTTAGGAGCCCTAGGTTCTTTGGATATAGGCACCTTATTTCCTGATAAAGAAcaaaattatcaaaataaaaattctgcATCCTTTTTAAGATATGTAAGACTATtactacataaaaaaaaatacgcgATTGCAAATATAGACGTTAATGTTATAGCAGAAATTCCAAAAATATATCCCATCAGACatacaattataaaaaatatatcatccTTATTGCAAATTGATGAGTcccaaataaatataaaag GAAAAACCCACGAAAAGTTAGGCGTAATAGGAGAAAAGAAGGCAGTCGAATGTTTCGCCAAC GATTGCAACTATAGTTATTCTACACAAGCAAACatgcatttaaaataa